One region of Cyanobium sp. M30B3 genomic DNA includes:
- a CDS encoding AbrB family transcriptional regulator, with protein MLTGSDLLAKVKELGDASKSELVRQCGYVSTKKDGSERLNFTAFYEALLEAKGMSLGEGGKDRGKAGRGLSYMAKVHFNGNLMVGKAYTDQLGLKPGDEFEIKLGRKQIQLLPLGSTEEEEAAAA; from the coding sequence ATGCTCACCGGATCCGATCTGCTCGCCAAGGTCAAGGAGCTCGGCGATGCCTCCAAGTCCGAACTGGTGCGCCAGTGCGGCTACGTGAGCACCAAAAAGGACGGCAGCGAGCGCCTCAACTTCACCGCCTTCTATGAAGCGCTGCTGGAGGCCAAGGGGATGTCCCTGGGTGAAGGCGGCAAGGACCGCGGCAAGGCCGGCCGCGGGCTGAGCTACATGGCCAAGGTGCACTTCAACGGCAACCTGATGGTCGGCAAGGCCTACACCGACCAGCTGGGGCTCAAACCCGGCGATGAGTTCGAGATCAAACTCGGCCGCAAGCAGATCCAGCTGCTGCCGCTGGGTTCCACAGAAGAGGAGGAGGCTGCGGCCGCGTGA
- the casA gene encoding type I-E CRISPR-associated protein Cse1/CasA, whose translation MTFSLLTEPWLPLLATTGQHQQASLRDALLKPGRWAGLDAVHPLQCLAIYRLLLAICHRAIGPGTFDDRLELLDTWPANRIDAYLQQWADRFDLFGSDRPFMQHPIAPRAGKKEPGSKEPASLASLQIERSSGNNRTLWDRSLDSTPLRLTPAGQAITLITAQQFSGSGTVQGFRTSGSYGLASNLQLVMPVGADLQQTLALNLVLQSEEEHKLDLPCWERELLSEKELRGNPVRVPAGPADRYTYGVRTFLLREDGLVHIAEGEIPGASPVVDPMSAVVQGSKGPMSLMLRTDRTLWRDATALLGGDCSDPPAVLKHAAELMRWVDHYEPLELLAGGLVVDKGKGVVWRLEQRHLAPALVGNSEAQAVVETLVEHASVTSKALFGATSSLCRHWLDQGSVAGADPKVVAGLRSSLKADALFWGSLETEFWGALHALGDGATGDAVLEGWRQTLRLTVRMVWDHCCRQIGDDGRALRAQGKASHALGSVMAGLATPETVA comes from the coding sequence ATGACCTTCTCTCTTCTGACTGAGCCCTGGTTGCCCCTGCTCGCCACCACGGGCCAGCACCAGCAGGCCTCCTTACGCGATGCACTACTCAAACCGGGCCGCTGGGCCGGGCTTGACGCAGTACATCCCCTGCAGTGCCTAGCGATCTACCGCCTGCTCCTGGCCATCTGCCACCGGGCGATCGGCCCAGGCACCTTTGACGACCGGCTGGAGCTCCTCGATACCTGGCCGGCAAATCGGATCGATGCCTATCTGCAGCAATGGGCTGACCGCTTCGATCTGTTCGGCAGCGATCGGCCCTTCATGCAGCACCCGATCGCCCCCCGGGCCGGGAAGAAGGAGCCCGGCTCTAAGGAACCAGCCTCGCTGGCCAGCCTGCAGATTGAGCGCTCCAGCGGCAACAACCGCACCCTCTGGGACCGCAGCCTGGACTCCACTCCACTGCGACTCACCCCTGCTGGGCAGGCCATCACCTTGATCACTGCACAGCAGTTCTCAGGCAGCGGAACTGTCCAGGGCTTCAGAACCAGCGGCAGCTACGGGCTCGCCAGCAACCTTCAGCTGGTGATGCCCGTAGGCGCTGACCTCCAGCAGACCCTTGCGCTCAACCTGGTCCTCCAGAGCGAGGAGGAGCACAAGCTCGATCTCCCCTGTTGGGAACGGGAGCTCCTGAGTGAGAAGGAGCTGCGCGGCAACCCAGTACGTGTCCCTGCCGGTCCTGCAGACCGTTACACCTATGGCGTGCGCACCTTCTTACTGAGGGAGGACGGCCTAGTTCACATCGCAGAAGGCGAGATCCCTGGGGCATCCCCAGTGGTGGATCCGATGTCGGCCGTGGTGCAGGGATCTAAGGGGCCGATGTCCTTGATGCTGCGCACTGATCGGACATTGTGGCGGGATGCCACCGCCCTGCTCGGCGGCGACTGCTCCGACCCCCCTGCAGTGCTCAAGCACGCCGCTGAGCTGATGAGGTGGGTAGATCATTACGAGCCTCTCGAACTCCTTGCCGGAGGGCTGGTAGTAGACAAAGGTAAGGGTGTTGTCTGGCGCCTGGAGCAGCGCCACCTGGCCCCCGCTCTGGTGGGCAATTCCGAAGCGCAGGCCGTGGTCGAAACCCTGGTTGAGCACGCCAGCGTCACCTCAAAGGCCTTGTTCGGCGCCACCTCATCTCTCTGCCGCCATTGGCTGGATCAGGGCAGTGTCGCGGGAGCGGATCCCAAGGTTGTGGCGGGCCTGCGCAGCAGCCTCAAGGCCGATGCCCTGTTCTGGGGATCATTGGAGACTGAGTTCTGGGGTGCCTTGCACGCCCTGGGCGATGGCGCCACGGGCGATGCCGTACTGGAGGGCTGGCGTCAGACGCTCCGCCTCACAGTGCGGATGGTCTGGGACCACTGCTGCCGCCAGATCGGCGACGACGGCCGGGCGCTGCGGGCCCAGGGCAAAGCCAGCCACGCTCTCGGGAGTGTGATGGCCGGGTTGGCTACGCCGGAGACAGTGGCGTAA
- the casB gene encoding type I-E CRISPR-associated protein Cse2/CasB, whose amino-acid sequence MDSSSFFSALERKASTDSSVVATLRRCMTADRPELHAPAFPLVEPLLRGEPAYTRPMAYLAAGCWASAVRQGRGKPVALPEALRQLAKSAQGTERRFVQLLDSDADELAWRLRQIIQLVASQGVTLDWPALLDDLQRWGSPYRSVQTRWGRIFWGSATDQDTSAT is encoded by the coding sequence ATGGATTCCTCCTCCTTCTTTTCGGCCCTGGAGCGCAAGGCCAGCACCGATTCCAGTGTTGTAGCCACGCTCCGGCGCTGCATGACCGCTGATCGGCCAGAGCTTCATGCACCGGCCTTTCCCTTAGTCGAACCGCTGCTGCGCGGTGAGCCTGCCTACACCAGGCCCATGGCCTACCTCGCTGCCGGTTGCTGGGCCTCTGCCGTTCGGCAAGGTCGGGGCAAACCTGTGGCTTTGCCTGAGGCGCTGCGCCAGCTGGCCAAGTCAGCTCAGGGGACTGAGCGCCGCTTCGTGCAACTTCTCGATTCAGACGCCGACGAACTTGCCTGGCGTCTGCGCCAGATCATCCAGCTGGTCGCAAGCCAAGGCGTCACTCTCGACTGGCCGGCCCTGCTCGATGACCTTCAGCGCTGGGGATCGCCATATCGCAGCGTCCAGACCCGCTGGGGCCGCATCTTCTGGGGTTCAGCCACTGACCAAGACACCTCAGCCACCTGA
- the cas7e gene encoding type I-E CRISPR-associated protein Cas7/Cse4/CasC encodes MPQPGRRWSPKTAMFGGTRRARISSQCLKRAQRKAFAQMGLLDEEELGTRTNRIVSHIETALAERGLEDTREAITAALNLAGLKVKEKKAKADGSDGGVQTEYLLFLGNTAISELIEVIAEHHEALASGKAPASVKKAVQGCIGANSVDVAMFGRMIADDKELSTDAAIQVAHSLSTHAVQRESDFFTAVDDLAPADEAVSGMLSSVEFNSACHYRFASINFDLLEANLNGDRELALKGVRAYIRAAVMAIPTGKQNTFAAHNLPEFVAIGVHNSQPISLANAFQRSVGAGELRDGLVHASVQRLEEHAGTLCSAYGLEIGLRALDLTGAWTGESAANLDALVESVIAELG; translated from the coding sequence TTGCCTCAACCGGGACGACGTTGGAGCCCCAAGACTGCGATGTTCGGTGGTACACGCCGCGCCCGCATCTCCTCTCAGTGCCTCAAGCGCGCCCAGCGCAAGGCCTTCGCTCAGATGGGCTTGCTTGACGAGGAAGAGCTGGGCACCCGCACCAACCGCATCGTCTCCCACATCGAAACAGCCCTCGCAGAACGGGGACTGGAGGACACCAGAGAAGCCATCACAGCTGCCCTCAACCTCGCAGGTCTGAAGGTCAAAGAGAAGAAGGCCAAAGCCGACGGTTCCGACGGTGGCGTTCAGACCGAGTACCTGCTTTTCCTCGGCAATACCGCCATCTCTGAGCTGATCGAGGTGATCGCCGAGCACCACGAAGCTTTGGCCTCAGGCAAAGCACCGGCAAGTGTGAAGAAGGCCGTGCAGGGCTGCATCGGCGCCAACTCCGTTGATGTGGCGATGTTCGGCCGCATGATTGCCGACGACAAGGAGCTGAGCACCGACGCCGCCATTCAAGTGGCGCACTCCCTCTCCACCCATGCTGTGCAGCGGGAATCGGACTTCTTCACTGCCGTGGATGACCTGGCACCCGCCGATGAAGCCGTTTCGGGAATGCTCAGTTCGGTGGAGTTCAACTCCGCCTGCCACTACCGCTTCGCCAGCATCAACTTCGACCTGCTGGAGGCCAATCTGAACGGTGATCGTGAGCTGGCCCTCAAGGGCGTCCGCGCCTACATCCGCGCCGCGGTGATGGCGATCCCCACTGGGAAACAAAACACCTTCGCTGCCCACAATCTGCCCGAGTTCGTGGCGATCGGCGTCCACAACTCCCAGCCCATCTCCCTGGCCAACGCTTTCCAGCGCTCTGTCGGGGCTGGCGAGCTCCGGGACGGCCTGGTGCACGCAAGCGTCCAGCGCCTTGAGGAGCATGCCGGCACCCTCTGTTCGGCCTATGGGCTGGAAATTGGTCTGCGGGCACTTGACCTCACCGGCGCCTGGACTGGCGAAAGCGCGGCGAATCTCGACGCCCTGGTGGAGAGCGTGATCGCGGAGCTGGGCTGA
- the cas6e gene encoding type I-E CRISPR-associated protein Cas6/Cse3/CasE, with amino-acid sequence MYLSRLTFNLASAAVRRDLSDAYETHRTLTRLVSEGPEAQPRKFLWRQERADSGEAPILLMQSEVKPQFENLPDGYVLDATTKEWNPVVPEGMLLTFRVRANPCVKRNGKRVALRRLEEQLVWMQRQATVNLGLELVQCGVTGTGEIRSTRRAGSQIVATAAQFEGVARAADPERLAAGIRMGIGHTRLLGLGLVSIARVR; translated from the coding sequence ATGTACCTCTCTCGTTTGACGTTCAACCTGGCCTCTGCTGCGGTCCGCCGGGATCTGAGCGATGCCTATGAAACCCATCGCACTCTCACACGTCTGGTGAGTGAGGGCCCTGAGGCTCAGCCCAGAAAGTTTCTCTGGCGCCAGGAGCGGGCCGACTCAGGGGAGGCACCGATCTTGCTGATGCAGTCGGAGGTCAAACCGCAGTTCGAAAACCTCCCCGATGGCTATGTGCTCGATGCCACCACCAAGGAGTGGAACCCCGTTGTTCCAGAAGGGATGCTGCTCACCTTCCGAGTCAGGGCCAATCCCTGCGTGAAGCGGAATGGGAAACGCGTGGCGCTGCGCCGCCTGGAGGAGCAGCTGGTCTGGATGCAGCGCCAGGCCACTGTGAACCTGGGCCTGGAGCTGGTGCAGTGCGGCGTCACCGGCACCGGGGAGATCCGCTCTACCCGCCGCGCCGGAAGCCAGATCGTGGCCACCGCTGCCCAGTTCGAGGGTGTCGCTCGCGCCGCTGACCCCGAGCGCCTCGCCGCCGGTATCCGCATGGGCATCGGTCACACCCGCCTGCTGGGCCTGGGCCTGGTCTCCATCGCGCGCGTGCGCTGA
- the cas5e gene encoding type I-E CRISPR-associated protein Cas5/CasD yields MATLLIPLVGPLQSWGLDSRFDLRLTAQEPSFSGVLGLVCAALGRDRSEPVNDLASLNFGVRADAEGDLLRDYHTVQDCITASGSTGGTAVTTRWYLADAAFTAALEGPEDLLARIHTALRNPVWGLALGRKACLPTVPMAAGGLVEAGLKDALVAAPLLAGAPGDRRIVVTDPIGPQSRPDVPVAPFAERRFGMRRVRTSSVAVGLETSVALGT; encoded by the coding sequence ATGGCCACGCTCCTTATCCCTTTGGTCGGCCCCCTGCAGAGCTGGGGCCTTGATTCGAGGTTTGACCTACGTCTCACCGCCCAGGAACCATCGTTCTCTGGAGTGCTCGGGCTGGTCTGCGCTGCCCTTGGCAGGGACCGCTCCGAGCCCGTCAATGACCTCGCCTCACTGAACTTCGGAGTCCGCGCCGATGCGGAGGGAGACCTGCTGCGGGATTACCACACCGTCCAGGACTGCATTACAGCCTCCGGCTCGACGGGCGGAACCGCCGTTACCACCCGCTGGTATCTGGCGGATGCCGCCTTCACCGCCGCTCTGGAGGGTCCGGAGGATCTGCTGGCTCGGATCCACACCGCCCTGCGCAACCCCGTCTGGGGCCTAGCACTGGGGCGGAAGGCATGCCTCCCAACAGTGCCGATGGCGGCCGGTGGGTTGGTTGAGGCTGGGCTGAAGGATGCCCTGGTCGCCGCCCCCCTGCTGGCAGGAGCCCCTGGTGATCGCCGCATCGTCGTCACCGACCCCATCGGCCCTCAATCAAGGCCGGATGTCCCCGTAGCTCCGTTCGCGGAACGCCGGTTCGGGATGCGACGGGTTAGGACCAGCAGCGTGGCGGTGGGCCTTGAGACTTCGGTTGCCCTTGGTACGTGA